The Dehalococcoidales bacterium genome has a segment encoding these proteins:
- a CDS encoding MFS transporter — translation MKSISLQQNIVRRTLKNSILDGACSSAMLGMTQSYVVPFALALKATTGQIGLLSSIPSLFMALSQLLAPRLTERAGSRKRFILAVVLMHALMWIPVLLIPDVFPGNKVWWLIGFMTLTTVFGSLANPAWGSMMADLVPENARGQYFSLRGRVCDFVLLFVSFAAGGILQWTTGRPFLGFSAIFAGAVVFRLASWCFLYRMNEPRMHEPVLVRKTADRITLRSTMKKMWSSNLGRFTAYVSLVNFATCMCGPFFAVYMLRELGFDYLTYISINATSVLATIVFLAVWGKRADRAGNARIMRITSCLIPFVPLLWLVSRQVYYLIPIQILSGFAWSGFNLASSNFLYDASPRESRTQSIAIFNAVNGVAMCLGALMGGYLVPRLPQLLGSNLLCLFLISGVLRGLVVASPLSRISEVRRVPKVSTLRLIFGKPVLLWVGIRDRLELVLPSLQWQTGIAIPSLVPAAVQWTYESAEASRGPPVLDDS, via the coding sequence ATGAAGAGTATCAGTCTACAACAGAACATCGTAAGACGAACACTGAAGAACAGCATACTGGATGGTGCCTGCTCTTCAGCTATGCTCGGGATGACCCAGAGTTACGTTGTACCCTTTGCCCTGGCACTCAAGGCTACTACCGGCCAAATCGGGCTGCTATCCAGCATCCCCAGCCTGTTCATGGCACTGTCGCAACTCCTAGCCCCCCGTTTGACCGAGAGGGCCGGGAGCCGCAAGCGCTTCATCCTGGCGGTAGTCCTGATGCATGCCTTGATGTGGATACCAGTCCTGCTCATCCCCGACGTATTCCCGGGAAACAAGGTGTGGTGGCTGATTGGATTTATGACGCTCACTACCGTGTTCGGCTCTCTGGCCAATCCTGCCTGGGGCAGCATGATGGCTGACCTGGTCCCTGAGAACGCCAGGGGTCAATATTTCAGCCTGAGAGGCAGAGTGTGCGATTTCGTGCTGCTTTTCGTCTCCTTCGCGGCCGGCGGCATCCTGCAATGGACTACCGGAAGGCCGTTTCTCGGTTTTTCCGCAATCTTCGCCGGTGCTGTCGTGTTTCGACTGGCCTCATGGTGCTTCCTCTATAGAATGAATGAACCTAGAATGCATGAACCTGTATTGGTCAGGAAAACTGCGGACCGTATTACTCTGCGGAGCACAATGAAGAAGATGTGGTCTTCGAATCTGGGCCGGTTCACGGCGTACGTGTCGCTGGTGAATTTCGCTACCTGCATGTGTGGCCCCTTCTTCGCCGTCTATATGCTCCGTGAACTGGGGTTCGACTATCTTACCTACATTTCTATCAACGCCACGTCCGTCCTTGCCACCATCGTCTTCCTGGCTGTCTGGGGCAAGCGGGCAGACAGGGCCGGCAATGCCAGGATTATGAGAATCACCTCCTGCCTCATCCCTTTTGTCCCTTTGCTCTGGCTGGTGAGCAGGCAGGTGTACTACCTTATTCCCATCCAGATACTGTCAGGGTTCGCCTGGTCCGGCTTCAACCTGGCCAGCAGCAACTTCCTGTACGATGCCTCCCCGCGGGAGAGCCGGACGCAGAGCATAGCCATCTTCAATGCCGTCAACGGCGTTGCCATGTGCCTCGGTGCCCTGATGGGAGGCTACCTGGTGCCAAGGCTGCCGCAGCTCCTCGGCAGCAATCTGCTCTGTCTCTTCTTGATTTCAGGCGTGCTTCGGGGGCTTGTCGTTGCCTCGCCGCTTAGCAGAATCTCTGAGGTACGGCGCGTGCCAAAGGTGAGTACCCTCAGGCTTATCTTCGGGAAGCCCGTCCTGCTGTGGGTTGGCATCCGAGACAGGCTGGAGTTGGTTCTTCCTTCTCTGCAATGGCAGACGGGTATCGCCATACCATCGCTTGTGCCCGCAGCCGTACAGTGGACCTATGAGTCTGCTGAGGCGAGTCGGGGTCCCCCTGTTCTGGATGATAGCTGA
- a CDS encoding helix-turn-helix domain-containing protein translates to MPEWAFLTNHALVLSYLAKHPSITAREMSMDIGITERAIRKIIADLDDAGYIRKRKVGRGMRYRIDPDLPMRSDAHEDIGVGAFLEALGWKRRRRRPRTANSSGDVKTSKPD, encoded by the coding sequence ATGCCGGAATGGGCTTTCCTGACGAATCATGCCCTCGTTCTCAGCTATCTGGCAAAGCATCCCAGCATCACAGCGAGAGAGATGTCTATGGACATCGGCATCACGGAAAGGGCAATCCGCAAGATTATTGCTGACCTGGATGATGCTGGCTACATCAGAAAGAGGAAGGTTGGCCGGGGAATGCGGTACAGAATAGACCCGGACCTGCCAATGCGCAGTGATGCCCATGAGGATATTGGTGTTGGTGCTTTCCTGGAAGCCCTGGGGTGGAAGAGGAGGCGGCGACGGCCACGGACTGCCAATAGCAGTGGCGATGTCAAGACGTCCAAGCCTGACTGA
- a CDS encoding universal stress protein produces the protein MARGTTPPLAICYPCSWESTAKTSGNRACTLETHNPDIIELGSKGLTAIESFIMGGVAERVARYADCSVLIGRTPG, from the coding sequence ATGGCACGAGGAACTACTCCACCTCTAGCGATCTGCTATCCTTGTAGCTGGGAAAGCACTGCGAAGACGTCTGGAAACAGAGCATGCACCCTGGAGACGCACAATCCTGACATTATCGAACTCGGGAGCAAAGGCCTTACCGCGATCGAGTCATTCATTATGGGCGGTGTAGCGGAAAGAGTAGCCAGATATGCCGACTGCTCGGTGCTGATCGGCAGGACTCCAGGATAG